In the Corynebacterium jeikeium genome, TGCCAAGGCCGCATACCCGGTGGCTAGCCTGCGACACACCAAGTACTTCACCCCCGTGCGTCGTATCGACAACGCCTATGGCGACCGCAATCTCGTGTGCACCTGCCCGCCCCTGGAAGACTTCGCAATTAACGAGGACTAGGGTCCGCTGGAGCTAAGGGCGTCACAAAGAGAAGAAGGAGAACAAGACATGACCGAACTTAAGAAGACCGCGCTGCACCTGGTGCACGAGAAGTTGGGCGCGCGATTTACCGACTTCGGCGGCTGGGACATGCCTCTGAAGTACAGCAGTGAGCTGGACGAGCACCACGCTGTACGCAATGCCGTGGGCGTATTCGACCTCTCCCACATGGGTGAGGTTCGCGTGACCGGCCCGCAGGCAGCGGAGTTCCTGGACCACGCGCTGATTTCGAAGCTGTCGGCAGTGAAGGTCGGCAAGGCGAAGTACTCGATGATCTGCACCGAATCCGGTGGCATCATCGACGACCTGATCACCTACCGCCTGGGCGACAACGAGTTCCTGATCGTGCCGAACGCGGGCAACGTGGACAACGTGGTCTCCGCACTGCAGGGCCGCACCGAGGGCTTTGACGTGGAGGTTAACAACGAGTCCGATGCGACCTCCATGATCGCCGTACAGGGGCCCAAGGCCGCGCAGGCGATGCTGGAGATCGTGGAGAACGTCGTGGATGCACCCGAGGCATCCGGCGCGGGCGAGACCGTTGCCGAGGCTATCGAGGGGCTGGGTTACTACGCGGCATTCAGCGGTGTTGCCGCAGGTCAGCCCGTGCTGGTGGCCCGCACAGGCTATACCGGCGAGGACGGTTTCGAGCTGATCGTGGCTAACGATGGTGCGGAGACCGTGTGGACCAAGGCTATGGACCAGGCTGCGCAGCTGGGTGGCCTGCCGTGTGGCCTGGCCTGCCGCGACACCCTGCGCCTGGAGGCTGGCATGCCGCTGTACGGCAACGAGCTATCGCTGAAGCTCACCCCGGTCGATGCTGGGCTGGGCATTCTTGCGGCGACGAAGTCTAAGGACTCTTTCGTTGGTCGTGACGCCATCGTTTCCGCCAAGGAAAAGGGTACCCAGCAGGTACTTATCGGGCTGGCGGGCGAGGGTCGCCGCGCTGCCCGTGGGGGATACGAGGTGTTTGCCGGTGACGGCGAGAAGGCCATCGGTGCCGTGACCTCCGGTGCACTGTCGCCGACGCTGGGCCACCCGGTGGCATTGGCATACGTCGCGAAGTCCGCAGTGTCCTCCGGCGCGGCCGCTGAGGGTGCGACCGTGGAGGTAGACATCCGCGGCAAGCGCTTTGAATACAAGGTTGTGGCGCTGCCGTTCTACTCCCGCGAGAAGTAACGCAAGAAGTAACGAAAAGGGTTGTCTGCCCGCTGGTGTAAGGTTTGGGCAGACAACCACAGAAGTAACCACACAAGGTTTCACAAGAGAGGCTTAAAACAATGACTGCACTGCCAACTGACTTCCTGTACTCCGAAGAGCACGAGTGGGTTAACACCTCCGCTGTTGTTGAGGGCGAGACCGTGCGCGTGGGCATTACCCACATCGCCGCTGAGGCGCTGGGTGACATCGTGTTCGTCGAGCTGCCGGAGGTTGGCTCCGAGGTTGAGGCCGGCGAGGCTTTCGGCGAGGTTGAGTCCACCAAGTCCGTTTCCGAC is a window encoding:
- the gcvT gene encoding glycine cleavage system aminomethyltransferase GcvT — encoded protein: MTELKKTALHLVHEKLGARFTDFGGWDMPLKYSSELDEHHAVRNAVGVFDLSHMGEVRVTGPQAAEFLDHALISKLSAVKVGKAKYSMICTESGGIIDDLITYRLGDNEFLIVPNAGNVDNVVSALQGRTEGFDVEVNNESDATSMIAVQGPKAAQAMLEIVENVVDAPEASGAGETVAEAIEGLGYYAAFSGVAAGQPVLVARTGYTGEDGFELIVANDGAETVWTKAMDQAAQLGGLPCGLACRDTLRLEAGMPLYGNELSLKLTPVDAGLGILAATKSKDSFVGRDAIVSAKEKGTQQVLIGLAGEGRRAARGGYEVFAGDGEKAIGAVTSGALSPTLGHPVALAYVAKSAVSSGAAAEGATVEVDIRGKRFEYKVVALPFYSREK
- the gcvH gene encoding glycine cleavage system protein GcvH — encoded protein: MTALPTDFLYSEEHEWVNTSAVVEGETVRVGITHIAAEALGDIVFVELPEVGSEVEAGEAFGEVESTKSVSDIYAPVSGEVVAVNEALEDNAGLINEDPYGEGWLYEVKVTEAGELMEAEAYQAANE